The following nucleotide sequence is from Gemmatimonadaceae bacterium.
TCAAGGGAACGATCACGCATATCGCGCCGGCCGCCGATGCCACGACGCGGCAGGTGCGCGTGATCGCGCGCATTCCGAACGCGGGGGCCGGACTGGTGGCGGGGCTCTTTGCGGAAGGGCGCGTCAGCAGCACGGTGCATGAGGCGCTCACCGCGCCCATGAACGCGGTGGACCTGCGTGGCATTCGTCCGCTGGTGTCGCGCCTCAAGGGCGGCAAGGTGGAACGCGTGGAAGTGACGCTTGGCGCGCGCGACGACGCCACCGAGCGCGTGGAGATCAAGGCGGGCGTGGCCCGCGGCGACACGCTGCTGGTGGGCGCCGCGCTGGGCATCACCCCCGGCACGCCGCTCAAGGTGAGCGTGCCGACGGACCACCCCAAGCGCTAACGAGGCCCATCCGTGTTCATTTCTGATTTCGCCATCAAGCGCCCGATCGTCACCATCGTCTCGATGGTGGCACTGGTGGTATTCGGACTCTTCGCGCTCTGGCAGCTGGAGACCGACGAGTTCCCCGACATCGCCCAGCCGATCGTCAACGTGGCCATCGCGTATCCCGGCGCCGCGCCGGACGTGGTGGAGCGCGAGGTGCTCGATCGCGTGGAAGAGGCGGTCAGCGGCATCAGCGGCGTGGACCGCATCAGCGGCACGGCGCAGGACGGCTTTGCGAACATCACCGTCCAGTTCGTGTTCGAGAAGGACATCCAGCAGGCGTCGCAGGACATCCGCGACAAGATCTCCACGATCCGCAGCGAGCTGCCGGCGGAAATGAAGGAGCCGGTGCTCAGCCGGTTCGATCCGCAGGACCTGCCCATCGTGCAGCTCTCGCTCAACTCGACGGTGCTCACGTCCCCCGAGCTGACGCGCATCGCGGACCCGGGGATCACGCGTGAACTCCGCGGCATCAGCGGCGTCGCCGAGGCGTCGGTGGTGGGCGGGGTGCAGCGCGAACTGACGGTGGAGATCCGTCCCGACGCGATGAAGCAGGCGAACATCAGCATCGGGCAGCTGCTGGGCGCGCTGCAGCAGCAGAACCTCGCGGTGCCGGTGGGCGCGGTACGCGGCTCGCTCGAGGACCGATCCATCCGGCTCAAGGGCAAGCTCGAGACGCCGGATGACTTCATGAACCTCGTGGTCGCGCAGCGCGGCGGCCGCGCCATTCGGCTGGGTGAAGTGGCGACGGCACGCGACGGCACCGCCGAGGCCTCCACGGCGGCCATCTACAATGGCAAGGATGCCGTGGGTATCCTGGTGAAGAAGGCGAAGGGGTACAGCACCACCGAGGTGAGCACGCGCGTGCTCGCGGCGGTGGAGCGCATCAGGACGACGCTGCCGCCGGGCACGAGCATCGACATCGTGCAGAACAGCGGCGAGCGCGTGGAGCGCAGCGTCGCCAACGTGGAGGAGGCGCTCATCGAGGGCGCGGCCCTCACGGTGCTGGTCGTCTTCCTCTTCCTTAATTCGTGGCGCTCGACGGTGATCACCGGCCTGGCCCTGCCCGTCTCGGTGCTCGCCTCGTTCATCGCCGTCTGGGCGTTCGGCTTCACGCTCAACACGATGTCGCTGCTGGGCCTGTCGCTGGCCATCGGCATCCTGATTGACGATGCCATCGTGGTGCGCGAGAACATCGTACGCCACATCGAGATGGGGAAAGACCACTTCCGCGCGTCGCACGAGGGGACCAATGAAATCGGTCTCGCCGTGGCGGCAACGACGTTCTCGATTGTCGCGGTCTTCGTGCCGATCGGGTTCATGTACGGCATCGCCGGCCAGTGGTTCAAGCCGTTTGCGCTGACCATCGCCTGCGCCGTGCTGGTGTCGCTCTTCGTGTCGTTCTCGCTCGACCCGATGCTGAGCGCGTACTGGCCCGATCCGCAGACCGAGGCGCATGAGCGGCGGAACCCGATTGCCCGCACCCTGGAGAAGTTCAACCGCTGGTTCGACCGCCGGGCGGAGCAGTACACGAGAGTCATCGGCTGGGCGCTCGATCACCGACTGGGCATGGTGACCATCGCGACGGCGTCGTTCTTCGGCGCGCTCTGGCTGCAGGCGACGTTTGGCGGCTTTGGCTTCGCGCCGCAGTCCGACCGTTCGGAGCTGATCATGACCGTGCAGACGCCGCCGGGGTCGAATCTCGAATACACGAAGATGAAGACCGAGGAGGCGGCGCGCCTGGCGCGCAGCCACGGCGGCCTGGTGCGCTACACGTTCGCGACCATCGGGAGCGGGATGACGTCCATGGACGCCGGCTCGGCGGTCGGTGCCACCGACCAGGGCCAGGTCTACATCCGCATGACGCCCAAGGCGTCGCGCGACATTCATCAGGAACAGTTCGGCGAGATCCTGCGGCGCGAAGTGAAGGCCATCGGCGGCGCGAAGGTGGCGGTCTTCACCGGCGGCATGGGCGGGGCCCGCAAGCAGATCCAGATGGAGATCCGCGGCGACGAGGCCGGCGTGCTCGCCGCCGTGGCCGACACGGTGATGAAGCTGGTGAAGACCGTGCCGGGCGCGGTGGACGTGGACCTGAGCACCAAGGGACAGAAGCCCGAGCTCGAGGTGGAGTTGAACCGCGGACTCGCCGGGTCGCTCGGCGTCACTGTGGGACAGGTGGCCCAGGCGATGCGCCCGGCCTTCGCGGGCATCGATGCCGGCGACTGGGTGGATCCGTCGGGCGAGAATCGCAAGGTCCGCCTGCGCCTGTCACCGGAATCGCGGCGACGCGCGGCCGACATCGAACAGCTCCCGCTCTCGGTGGGCGAGCAGGGTCGGAGTGTCACGATGCCGCTCGGCCAGATCGCGACCGTCCGCCAGGGGCTCGGCCCCGCAGTGATCACGCACCTGAACCGCGACCACGTGGTCATCGTCCAGGCGAACGCCGAAGGGCGCAGCCTCGG
It contains:
- a CDS encoding efflux RND transporter permease subunit gives rise to the protein MFISDFAIKRPIVTIVSMVALVVFGLFALWQLETDEFPDIAQPIVNVAIAYPGAAPDVVEREVLDRVEEAVSGISGVDRISGTAQDGFANITVQFVFEKDIQQASQDIRDKISTIRSELPAEMKEPVLSRFDPQDLPIVQLSLNSTVLTSPELTRIADPGITRELRGISGVAEASVVGGVQRELTVEIRPDAMKQANISIGQLLGALQQQNLAVPVGAVRGSLEDRSIRLKGKLETPDDFMNLVVAQRGGRAIRLGEVATARDGTAEASTAAIYNGKDAVGILVKKAKGYSTTEVSTRVLAAVERIRTTLPPGTSIDIVQNSGERVERSVANVEEALIEGAALTVLVVFLFLNSWRSTVITGLALPVSVLASFIAVWAFGFTLNTMSLLGLSLAIGILIDDAIVVRENIVRHIEMGKDHFRASHEGTNEIGLAVAATTFSIVAVFVPIGFMYGIAGQWFKPFALTIACAVLVSLFVSFSLDPMLSAYWPDPQTEAHERRNPIARTLEKFNRWFDRRAEQYTRVIGWALDHRLGMVTIATASFFGALWLQATFGGFGFAPQSDRSELIMTVQTPPGSNLEYTKMKTEEAARLARSHGGLVRYTFATIGSGMTSMDAGSAVGATDQGQVYIRMTPKASRDIHQEQFGEILRREVKAIGGAKVAVFTGGMGGARKQIQMEIRGDEAGVLAAVADTVMKLVKTVPGAVDVDLSTKGQKPELEVELNRGLAGSLGVTVGQVAQAMRPAFAGIDAGDWVDPSGENRKVRLRLSPESRRRAADIEQLPLSVGEQGRSVTMPLGQIATVRQGLGPAVITHLNRDHVVIVQANAEGRSLGEVNGAITEAMAGYVPPPRVRFSSGGEVKDQQEVFGRVLAALGLAVMLMYLILVMQFGSFLEPIAILMSLPLSLIGVVLALLITGDTLNIMSMIGVILLMGIVAKNAILLIDFAKWGQEQGMDRRTAIIEAGRVRLRPIMMTTMALIAGMIPVALGRGEGADFRAPLGRAIIGGVITSTFLTLLVIPTMYEILDDIRRKVVGLFNFPKRPPTDEYMVPEQLRKR